DNA sequence from the Candidatus Hydrogenedentota bacterium genome:
GCCAATAACCACCATATTCAAAACGAGACTATGGGGGGAGGAGGTCGTATCTCCGCCAATGATGCTGATTCCCTCAGGGTCGCATACTTCGCGGATGCCGTCGTAAAGACATTCCAAGTAGTATGTCTCCGTATTGCCGGGGCAAGCGAGGGTGATGAGCATGTATTTTGCCACACCGCCCATGGCGGCAATGTCGCTGAGTGCTGCAGCAGCGGCTTTGTAACCGATATCCTCCGCTCTTGCCCAGCATTTCCGAAAATGGACATCTTCAATGAATGCGTCACACGAGATGAGGAAGTATTCTTTTGATGCGTGTATGACAGCGCAGTCATCGCCGACGCCGAGCACCAATTCTTTCGAGGACTGGAGATTTTGCGTCAGCAAATGGATAAGGCCAAATTCACCAAGTTCGTTTAAGCTGCCCATCATTCCACACTTTCTAAGGCTGTCCAAGCTTGGGGAAGCATCTCAATAATATCGCTTGCGATCAAGGCTCGGGCATTCTTTTCCTGCGCCGCCAGATCTCCCGCCAGCCCGTGTGCGTAGACCCCCACACAAGCGGCATCATAAGCCGACAGCCCTTGTCCTAGCAGCGCGCCGCAAATCCCCGACAGCACATCGCC
Encoded proteins:
- a CDS encoding thiamine-phosphate kinase, with the protein product MMGSLNELGEFGLIHLLTQNLQSSKELVLGVGDDCAVIHASKEYFLISCDAFIEDVHFRKCWARAEDIGYKAAAAALSDIAAMGGVAKYMLITLACPGNTETYYLECLYDGIREVCDPEGISIIGGDTTSSPHSLVLNMVVIG